A single window of Leptospira koniambonensis DNA harbors:
- a CDS encoding LIC11299 family lipoprotein: protein MKKSLSSKILQLSAICGFLFCVSNCLDSHRERIHMDTGVSVKTLGPHKYQFVAIGRASVPSVEEQDLFKMKKTSCEAAKLQVTQRLDELESDQKHRQFFLEQKEQKYFGDGEYCELTYIYELPPAKKQKDQP, encoded by the coding sequence ATGAAAAAATCTTTGAGCTCTAAAATACTGCAGTTATCCGCGATCTGTGGATTTCTATTTTGTGTATCAAATTGTTTGGATTCTCATAGAGAAAGGATCCATATGGATACCGGAGTCAGCGTAAAGACCTTGGGTCCTCATAAATACCAATTCGTTGCAATCGGAAGAGCTTCCGTTCCTTCCGTAGAAGAGCAGGATCTTTTCAAAATGAAAAAGACTTCTTGTGAGGCTGCAAAATTGCAAGTCACCCAAAGATTGGATGAGTTGGAATCAGACCAAAAGCATAGACAATTCTTCTTAGAACAAAAAGAGCAGAAATATTTTGGCGACGGAGAATACTGCGAACTTACTTATATATACGAACTTCCTCCGGCCAAGAAGCAGAAAGATCAACCTTAG
- a CDS encoding DCC1-like thiol-disulfide oxidoreductase family protein — translation MEQNVFLYDGDCDFCSNLASKLSKLSLDRNIKFVSFRDLSSEDLKEYHPSLEPKLVAGNVQYISGNMRYPGFFAVRKLSHSLKGWRWASPLLYLPLVPLLGMFFMSLLKSIRSKG, via the coding sequence ATGGAACAAAATGTTTTTTTATACGATGGGGACTGCGACTTTTGTTCAAACCTCGCTTCTAAACTTTCAAAACTATCTTTAGATAGAAATATAAAATTTGTAAGTTTTAGAGATCTCTCTTCTGAAGATCTAAAAGAATACCATCCAAGTTTAGAACCTAAATTAGTCGCGGGAAATGTACAGTATATCTCTGGAAATATGAGATACCCCGGTTTTTTTGCAGTCCGAAAACTTTCACATTCTTTAAAAGGATGGAGATGGGCTTCTCCCCTGCTTTATTTGCCTCTGGTTCCGTTACTCGGAATGTTTTTTATGAGCCTTTTAAAATCGATTCGATCTAAGGGTTAA
- a CDS encoding DUF3817 domain-containing protein — MTKFFTTELGRLRLLGFLEGTSLLLLIFIGMPLKYYFGSPDIVKLLGPIHGGLFLLFLLGTFHFSIENSWSFKERTWKVALGSVFPFGTFYIDSTILKKL, encoded by the coding sequence ATGACAAAATTTTTTACAACAGAGCTTGGAAGGCTCAGACTTTTAGGTTTTTTAGAAGGAACATCCCTACTTCTTCTAATATTTATAGGAATGCCTTTAAAATATTATTTCGGATCTCCGGATATTGTTAAACTTTTAGGCCCTATTCATGGAGGATTGTTTCTTTTATTCCTTCTTGGAACATTTCATTTCTCGATCGAGAATTCATGGAGTTTTAAAGAAAGGACTTGGAAGGTAGCACTTGGCTCAGTCTTTCCATTTGGAACTTTTTATATAGATAGTACCATTCTCAAAAAATTATAA
- a CDS encoding KamA family radical SAM protein, with translation MERLGKNRGIVDLESPVDSRKSLYSSFAWTDYKAQLQKRVRAEDLPKYFHLTESEKIGIQETIRLNVGTTPYYLSLSDPENPNCPIRKMIVPRKEESFFSPEETLDPLHEEDLSPVKGLTHMYPDRVLLFSNHECSVYCRHCMRGRKVSDSSERMETADLELCFDYIRNHPEISDVVISGGDPLNLADSKIDWILENLEKIPHVKICRLGTRNPVTLPMRITSDLCKIIESHNTDRLSIFCNTQFNHEKECTSEAKEAILKLLKAGVSVGNQSVILKGINDDGETMLRLHRKLLELRIRAYYMYDPELIPGSRGFRTPLAKGIQIIEYMRGKVAGMGIPQFVNDLPGGGGKVSLGPNWYLGFHKPSRNHVFRSAVRGTYHLSPEPTDSEYEEFYPEISEETWVQILQNSYSAFKGLGPLGESGK, from the coding sequence ATGGAGAGATTGGGGAAAAACCGGGGAATAGTGGATCTAGAGTCACCTGTTGATTCTAGAAAGAGTTTATATTCTTCTTTTGCCTGGACAGATTATAAGGCCCAACTCCAAAAAAGAGTGAGGGCAGAAGACCTTCCAAAATATTTTCATTTAACCGAATCCGAGAAAATCGGGATACAAGAAACCATTCGACTCAATGTAGGAACTACTCCTTATTATCTTTCTCTTTCTGATCCAGAAAATCCAAATTGCCCCATCCGAAAAATGATCGTTCCTCGTAAGGAAGAGTCCTTCTTCTCTCCGGAAGAAACATTAGATCCTTTGCATGAAGAAGATCTTTCTCCTGTAAAAGGTCTTACTCATATGTATCCTGATAGAGTATTACTTTTTTCGAATCATGAATGTTCTGTGTATTGCAGGCATTGTATGAGGGGAAGAAAGGTTTCAGATTCTTCTGAAAGAATGGAAACTGCGGATCTGGAATTATGTTTTGATTATATTCGAAATCATCCTGAAATTTCAGATGTAGTGATATCAGGAGGAGATCCACTTAATCTTGCTGATTCCAAAATAGATTGGATTTTGGAAAATTTAGAAAAGATCCCTCATGTAAAAATTTGCAGATTGGGGACAAGAAATCCAGTCACCCTTCCAATGAGAATTACTTCTGATCTATGTAAAATTATAGAATCCCATAATACGGATCGTTTATCCATTTTTTGTAATACTCAATTCAATCATGAAAAAGAATGCACTTCCGAAGCAAAAGAGGCAATTCTAAAACTTCTAAAAGCAGGAGTAAGCGTTGGAAACCAATCCGTGATCCTGAAAGGGATCAATGATGATGGAGAAACAATGCTCAGACTCCATCGAAAACTTTTGGAACTTAGGATTCGAGCTTATTATATGTATGATCCTGAACTAATTCCAGGATCTCGAGGTTTTAGGACTCCACTTGCAAAAGGTATTCAAATAATTGAATACATGCGTGGGAAAGTTGCAGGCATGGGAATTCCACAGTTTGTGAATGATCTTCCTGGTGGTGGAGGAAAGGTGAGCCTTGGACCAAATTGGTATCTTGGATTTCATAAACCTTCTCGCAATCATGTGTTTCGATCTGCTGTAAGAGGGACTTATCATTTAAGCCCGGAACCAACTGATAGTGAATACGAGGAATTTTATCCTGAGATCAGTGAGGAGACTTGGGTGCAGATACTACAGAATTCCTATTCCGCATTTAAAGGTCTCGGACCTTTAGGAGAATCCGGAAAATGA
- a CDS encoding TetR/AcrR family transcriptional regulator, translated as MISGGKLSQETRNRILDKGLQVVSKSGLEGLSLGPLAELSGMSKSGLFAHFGSKEEIQISILDHTAEFSKTKVLEPALRSKEGLPRLRSLVKHWMGWSKKAGLPGGCPIAAGLFELDDSKGPVRQRLLSMESEWRTLLKKLAKECVDLKELRSDLDLDQFVWELCGIYLVHHTSLRFLKDPKADYRANRSFEDLLERSKPKRKTKK; from the coding sequence ATGATCTCTGGCGGAAAACTAAGCCAAGAAACCAGGAACCGTATTTTAGATAAAGGACTCCAAGTAGTAAGCAAATCCGGTCTAGAAGGTTTAAGTCTTGGTCCTTTGGCAGAACTTTCAGGTATGTCTAAAAGTGGATTATTCGCCCATTTCGGCTCCAAAGAAGAAATTCAAATTTCCATTCTAGATCACACTGCAGAGTTCTCTAAAACAAAAGTTTTGGAACCTGCCTTAAGATCTAAGGAAGGACTTCCTAGACTTCGTTCCTTAGTAAAACATTGGATGGGTTGGTCTAAAAAAGCGGGACTACCTGGGGGATGCCCAATTGCCGCAGGATTATTTGAATTGGATGATTCAAAAGGTCCAGTCCGACAAAGACTATTGTCAATGGAATCTGAATGGAGAACTCTTTTAAAAAAGCTCGCAAAGGAATGTGTGGATCTGAAAGAATTAAGATCTGATCTGGATCTAGATCAATTTGTCTGGGAACTTTGTGGGATCTATTTAGTTCATCATACTTCCTTACGATTTTTAAAAGATCCTAAGGCAGATTATAGAGCAAATAGATCATTCGAAGATCTGTTAGAAAGATCCAAACCTAAAAGAAAAACCAAAAAATAA
- a CDS encoding GGDEF domain-containing protein has protein sequence MFKWFPGIDRRIRLLSKRIFFNRYPQGFLETNWSEIRQSLVAHYSLCIVISLITYFLPNSRDFEDESLILLQSSRITLIVLSLVFLWRHARKKDWVPKKLEFYKVWTSSTLLISFFPFLYLDKVHYDVYLHQASAILLSMNLLLWLTTTTAVATNLAFCLMFLGVCYLGDSPVEAMQEFPILLTYLFVGTFGNVIMNYWRTMDYRDKRKLSGAVLRLQAKNLHIRMISNLDDLTDLYNRRYLIEQFDIFKKRARRHQFQMALVILDLDHLKEINDKYGHMAGDDALQTLSAVMKSRVRSTDICARIGGDEFCVLLDSVDPKSLKTLCESLRKGVEAHALSVRDPNDKPVNITVSIGAAILSYDEDFTFDDLYQSIDSGLYKSKSAGRNRVTIVEATKLNTKVDLSASWPEEVRIYK, from the coding sequence ATGTTCAAGTGGTTCCCAGGCATAGACCGGAGAATTCGCTTACTATCTAAGCGGATCTTCTTTAATCGGTATCCCCAAGGATTTTTAGAGACCAATTGGAGCGAAATTCGCCAATCCTTGGTGGCCCACTATTCTCTTTGCATCGTAATCAGTTTAATTACCTATTTCCTGCCGAATTCGCGGGACTTCGAAGATGAGTCTCTGATCCTACTCCAATCTAGCCGGATCACGTTAATTGTTCTTTCTCTTGTTTTCCTTTGGAGACATGCACGTAAAAAAGATTGGGTCCCTAAAAAACTGGAGTTCTATAAGGTATGGACTTCTTCTACCCTTCTCATCTCCTTCTTTCCTTTTTTATATCTCGATAAGGTCCATTACGATGTCTATCTTCACCAGGCATCTGCGATCTTACTTAGTATGAACCTTCTTCTTTGGTTAACCACTACCACTGCGGTTGCTACAAACCTTGCATTTTGTTTGATGTTCTTAGGCGTATGCTATTTAGGAGATTCTCCTGTAGAGGCCATGCAAGAGTTTCCGATCCTTCTCACCTATCTATTCGTAGGAACTTTCGGGAATGTGATCATGAACTATTGGAGAACCATGGATTACAGGGATAAAAGAAAATTATCCGGCGCGGTCCTGAGACTACAGGCAAAAAATCTGCATATCAGAATGATCTCCAACTTGGATGATCTTACTGATCTTTATAATCGCAGATATCTAATAGAACAATTCGATATATTCAAGAAGAGAGCAAGACGTCATCAGTTCCAAATGGCACTTGTGATCTTGGATCTAGATCATTTAAAAGAGATCAATGATAAATACGGACATATGGCAGGAGACGACGCACTCCAAACTCTTTCTGCAGTTATGAAGTCCAGAGTGAGATCCACTGATATTTGTGCTCGTATTGGTGGAGACGAATTCTGTGTTCTTTTAGATTCAGTAGATCCTAAAAGTCTAAAAACTTTATGTGAGTCCTTACGTAAAGGTGTAGAAGCTCATGCACTTTCTGTCAGAGATCCGAACGACAAGCCAGTGAATATCACTGTATCCATAGGCGCTGCCATTCTCTCTTATGATGAAGATTTTACTTTCGATGATCTATACCAATCCATTGATTCTGGATTGTATAAATCAAAATCCGCTGGTCGAAACAGAGTTACAATAGTAGAAGCTACTAAGCTAAATACTAAGGTTGATCTTTCTGCTTCTTGGCCGGAGGAAGTTCGTATATATAAGTAA
- a CDS encoding D-alanine--D-alanine ligase, whose protein sequence is MNSDSPTVLIVADIQNPDLDPKDTQEWEDRGSVEKIKHCLEELGEKVEIIEFPSKLLQKLSDYSSLEPGDRPVLFHLVEGFRSRNREALLPAIAEYSGFPHTGSDAYAQNLSLDKHLSKLFCMSAGVPTSPWNVVEKDSVEDTTNLARNLDSTFRGFQLPVDSEFPVFFKPRFEGSSLGVGEENLVSNQADLNQFLNSKFNEYSSWICESYLPGEEWTLAVIGSPIYGYKASQVARIGLENSPETIYGEITKTKLSMPEKLYFDLDKERSEYIQNSALGLCKLLKTSGAVRLDWKADAKGKPMFLEWNLTPGLSSYYSSFPICYSESFGTYSDLIGELLEITRLEFLTERFSYSKLKKEKQTNGIEG, encoded by the coding sequence ATGAATTCAGATTCTCCAACCGTCTTGATCGTTGCAGATATTCAAAATCCAGACTTGGATCCAAAGGACACCCAAGAATGGGAAGATCGGGGTTCTGTCGAAAAGATTAAACATTGTCTGGAAGAGTTGGGAGAGAAGGTGGAAATTATTGAATTTCCGTCGAAGCTACTACAAAAACTCTCAGATTATTCTTCCTTAGAACCTGGGGATCGACCTGTTCTATTTCATTTGGTAGAAGGTTTCCGTTCCCGAAATAGAGAAGCCCTTCTTCCTGCGATCGCAGAATATTCAGGATTTCCACATACTGGATCAGATGCGTACGCTCAGAATTTGAGTTTGGACAAACATCTTTCTAAATTGTTTTGTATGTCTGCAGGTGTTCCTACCAGTCCTTGGAACGTCGTTGAGAAAGATTCTGTCGAAGATACTACAAATCTCGCGCGGAACTTGGATTCCACATTCCGCGGCTTCCAACTTCCAGTAGATTCAGAATTTCCGGTTTTCTTCAAGCCCAGATTCGAAGGTTCAAGCCTTGGAGTGGGAGAAGAAAATCTGGTCTCAAACCAAGCTGACTTAAATCAATTTCTTAATTCCAAATTTAATGAATATTCCTCTTGGATCTGCGAATCTTATTTGCCGGGAGAAGAATGGACACTTGCCGTTATCGGTTCGCCAATATACGGATATAAGGCAAGTCAGGTGGCAAGGATTGGTTTGGAAAATTCTCCTGAAACAATCTACGGAGAAATTACTAAAACCAAACTCAGTATGCCTGAAAAATTATATTTCGATCTGGACAAAGAAAGATCGGAGTATATCCAGAATAGCGCATTAGGATTATGTAAATTACTCAAAACTTCGGGAGCTGTCCGTTTGGATTGGAAGGCTGATGCAAAAGGAAAACCAATGTTTTTGGAGTGGAATCTGACTCCTGGATTATCATCTTATTATAGTAGTTTTCCTATCTGTTATTCCGAAAGTTTCGGAACTTATTCGGATCTGATAGGAGAATTATTGGAAATCACGAGATTAGAATTTTTAACGGAAAGATTTTCATATTCCAAACTGAAAAAAGAAAAACAAACGAACGGGATCGAAGGATGA
- a CDS encoding HAD family hydrolase, whose product MDWNPKRVRALAFDVDGTLFSSEGIILETYAEAIRRFSTGSQIPLEVPDRERIMLEIGKPVKTIFLNLVPQLKESERDQISDSVLELLVSKIRQGEGEFYPKVKETVTSLKNKGYQILAASNGRMPYVKTILEVSGILSLFDPIVVLDNETIKTKPDIVAKYIRDYSYSPDEILMIGDRSSDHEAARKNGSPFAFCAYGHAPEGEIPDWEVSLAQLEDLDRIF is encoded by the coding sequence ATGGATTGGAATCCCAAACGGGTCCGCGCACTTGCCTTCGATGTGGACGGAACCCTATTTTCTTCTGAAGGAATCATCTTAGAAACCTATGCGGAAGCAATCCGCAGATTTTCAACGGGCTCCCAGATCCCTCTCGAGGTCCCGGACAGAGAAAGGATCATGCTCGAGATCGGAAAACCGGTCAAAACCATCTTTTTGAACCTGGTCCCCCAACTTAAGGAGTCCGAAAGAGATCAGATCTCCGACTCAGTCCTGGAACTTTTAGTGTCTAAGATCCGACAAGGAGAAGGTGAATTCTACCCTAAGGTCAAAGAAACTGTCACTTCCCTCAAAAATAAGGGATACCAGATCTTGGCCGCTTCCAATGGAAGAATGCCCTACGTCAAAACCATCCTAGAAGTTTCAGGGATCCTGTCCTTATTCGACCCGATCGTGGTTTTGGACAATGAAACGATCAAAACCAAGCCTGACATTGTTGCAAAGTATATCCGAGATTATTCTTATTCTCCGGACGAGATCCTGATGATCGGGGATAGAAGTTCCGACCATGAGGCGGCCCGCAAAAACGGTAGCCCATTTGCATTCTGCGCCTACGGCCACGCTCCTGAGGGAGAAATCCCAGACTGGGAAGTGAGTCTGGCGCAATTGGAAGATCTGGATCGAATATTCTAA
- a CDS encoding iron-containing redox enzyme family protein produces MKTFREELIDQVKYHSVLTANLWLEEKEERMEHSDLLLWLKQEYFVSVEFVNWFLNTAALTNFVPSKIVLVENIWEELGEGKEEDSHVSILRKFLSEMGETVTKEDMLPETGGYLALMKRITTTDFYSALGALGPANEYLLKLEYSRMYKSYSDLKSRMALPEGKFFQVNLEADESHSEKLFRLIEAVAVDPEKMQKVREGSRLALDARLVFYEGLRKVTSPISL; encoded by the coding sequence ATGAAAACGTTTCGAGAAGAATTAATAGACCAGGTCAAATATCATTCTGTATTGACTGCGAATTTATGGTTAGAAGAAAAAGAAGAAAGAATGGAACATTCTGATCTTCTCCTTTGGTTGAAACAAGAATATTTTGTATCTGTTGAATTTGTGAACTGGTTCTTAAACACTGCCGCTCTCACTAATTTTGTACCTTCTAAAATAGTACTCGTAGAAAATATATGGGAAGAATTGGGAGAAGGTAAGGAAGAAGATTCACATGTTTCTATCCTTAGGAAATTTCTCTCTGAGATGGGAGAGACAGTGACTAAGGAAGATATGCTTCCTGAAACTGGAGGCTATCTTGCTTTGATGAAAAGAATTACTACTACCGATTTCTATTCTGCCTTGGGGGCGCTCGGACCAGCGAATGAATACCTTCTAAAATTGGAATATTCCAGAATGTATAAGTCTTATTCTGATCTAAAATCCAGAATGGCGCTTCCGGAAGGAAAGTTTTTTCAAGTGAATCTGGAAGCAGATGAATCTCATTCAGAAAAACTGTTTAGATTGATTGAAGCTGTAGCGGTCGATCCTGAAAAAATGCAAAAAGTAAGAGAAGGTTCCAGGCTTGCATTGGATGCACGTTTAGTATTTTATGAAGGTCTAAGAAAGGTAACTTCTCCTATTTCTCTTTAA
- a CDS encoding GerMN domain-containing protein: MPESDKLKSLLYILTGALFVLVLLDKSMGNKVTSSPGQESPSFFSKFNTIGKTNPLSPSSSENKGKQTHEQVMDQAEDEILTELMQNGENSSSEEVSSDSNDPEEMFIPIVEMPKPGPTSGPSPKIRLDHSPGEIKLYFLKFYGRGNKSHSRLVQLKRKFDQGDKILFILKELTKGPSSDEKTQGVLNALPNRMEYSKEYSVENGILKLYLGPDFEAGAGPELLKDRVDQICYSILENSELRGIRLFINGKQVRSLGGVGLPIPEVLTKNPRKIATL, translated from the coding sequence GTGCCCGAATCGGATAAACTTAAATCACTTCTTTATATCCTGACAGGGGCTCTATTCGTTTTAGTTTTATTGGATAAGTCTATGGGGAATAAGGTTACATCTTCCCCCGGACAAGAATCCCCTTCTTTCTTTTCAAAATTTAATACAATCGGAAAAACAAATCCATTATCTCCTTCTTCTTCAGAGAACAAAGGAAAACAAACCCATGAACAGGTAATGGATCAGGCAGAAGACGAAATTTTAACCGAGTTAATGCAGAATGGAGAAAACTCTTCCTCTGAAGAAGTATCCTCCGATTCAAATGATCCGGAAGAAATGTTTATCCCGATCGTGGAAATGCCTAAGCCTGGGCCAACATCCGGACCTTCTCCAAAAATTCGTTTGGATCATTCTCCAGGAGAGATCAAACTTTACTTTCTGAAGTTTTATGGAAGAGGAAACAAAAGCCATTCTAGACTAGTTCAGCTGAAAAGAAAATTTGATCAAGGGGATAAGATCTTATTTATATTGAAGGAACTTACCAAGGGACCTTCTTCAGACGAGAAGACACAAGGTGTTCTGAACGCACTTCCAAACAGAATGGAATATTCTAAAGAATACTCTGTAGAAAATGGAATCTTAAAACTATATCTTGGTCCTGACTTCGAAGCAGGAGCAGGCCCCGAACTTCTGAAAGATAGAGTGGACCAGATCTGTTACAGCATTCTGGAAAATTCTGAGCTAAGAGGGATCAGGCTCTTTATTAATGGAAAACAAGTCCGCTCTCTAGGCGGCGTAGGACTTCCTATCCCGGAAGTTCTGACCAAAAATCCAAGAAAGATCGCTACTCTTTAA